From Coturnix japonica isolate 7356 chromosome 3, Coturnix japonica 2.1, whole genome shotgun sequence, the proteins below share one genomic window:
- the FBXO28 gene encoding F-box only protein 28, with product MAAAEERLLSEGEGGAPGSARLSPPPLSQSPEAPAPLEQPPQSNTLMGLPIVAIESILSFLSYDETSQLRLVCKRMDLVCQRMLNQGFLKVERYHNLCQKQVKAQLPRRESERRNHSLARHADILAAVETRLSLLNMTFMKYVDSNLCCFIPGKVIDEIYRVLRYVNSTRAPQRAHEVLQELRDISSMAMEYFDEKIVPILKRKLPGSDVSGRLIGAAPVPGPSAALTTMQLFSKQNPSRQEVTKLQQQVKANGAGVTVLKREISELRTKVQEQQKQLQDQDQKLLEQTQIIGEQNARLAELERKLREVMESAVGSSSGTGSNEQSPRKRRKAVESTDCPRKSKRLRNRK from the exons ATGGCGGCGGCGGAGGAGCGGCTCCTGTCGGAGGGGGAAGGCGGCGCCCCGGGCTCGGCGCGGCTCTCCCCGCCCCCGCTCTCGCAGTCTCCCGAGGCCCCGGCGCCCTTGGAGCAGCCGCCTCAGAGCAACACGCTGATGGGGCTGCCCATCGTGGCCATCGAGAGCATCCTCAGCTTCCTGTCCTACGACGAGACGAGCCAGCTCCGCCTG GTTTGTAAACGAATGGACTTGGTTTGTCAACGAATGTTAAATCAGGGATTTCTAAAAGTGGAAAGATACCACAACTTGTGTCAAAAGCAAGTTAAAGCTCAGCTGCCAAG ACGAGAGTCCGAAAGAAGAAACCATTCGTTAGCCCGTCATGCAGACATCCTTGCTGCTGTAGAAACGAGACTCTCTTTGTTAAATATGACTTTCATGAAGTACGTGGATTCCAATCTCTGTTGCTTCATACCTGGAAAG GTAATAGATGAAATTTACCGTGTTCTAAGGTATGTAAACTCTACAAGAGCTCCTCAGAGAGCTCATGAAGTTCTTCAAGAACTAAGGGACATTTCTTCCATGGCTATGGAATATTTTGATGAGAAGATTGTTCCAATTCTGAAAAGGAAGCTTCCTGGGTCAGATGTATCAGGACGCCTGATAGGAGCTGCCCCAG TTCCAGGGCCTTCTGCAGCACTAACAACAATGCAGCTGTTCTCCAAGCAGAATCCTTCGAGACAGGAAGTCACCAAACTCCAGCAGCAAGTGAAAGCAAACGGTGCGGGTGTGACAGTGCTAAAGCGGGAAATCTCAGAGCTCCGCACCAAAGTGCAAGAGCAACAGAAACAGCTCCAAGATCAAGATCAGAAACTGCTAGAGCAAACCCAAATCATAGGTGAACAGAACGCCCGGTTGGCTGAGCTCGAACGCAAGCTGCGAGAGGTGATGGAGAGCGCGGTAGGAAGTTCTTCGGGTACTGGTTCAAATGAACAATCTCCTCGAAAACGGAGGAAGGCGGTTGAATCCACAGACTGTCCTAGGAAATCTAAACGCCTTcgaaacagaaaataa
- the DEGS1 gene encoding sphingolipid delta(4)-desaturase DES1: protein MGNTVAREDFEWVYTDQPHADRRKEILAKHPEIKALMKPDYNLIWVVLLMVAAQLTAFYLVRDLDWKWVVFWAYVFGSCISHSMTLAIHEISHNSAFGNGRAMWNRWYGIFANLPLGLPYSISFKRYHMDHHRYLGGDGIDVDIPTNFEGWFFCTRFRKFIWIVLQPFFYAIRPLCINPKPITRLEIINLLAQLSFDIVIYYLWGAKSLFYMLAGSVLGLGLHPISGHFIAEHYMFLKGHETYSYYGPLNLLTFNVGYHNEHHDFPNIPGKSLPLVKKIAAEYYDNLPQYNSWIKVLYDFVMDDTISPYSRMKRQLKGEVHQE from the exons ATGGGTAACACCGTCGCCAGGGAGGACTTCGAGTGGGTGTACACGGACCAGCCTCACGCCGACCGCCGCAAGGAGATCCTGg CCAAACACCCGGAGATCAAAGCGCTGATGAAGCCGGACTACAACCTGATCTGGGTGGTGCTGCTGATGGTGGCGGCGCAGCTGACTGCCTTCTATCTGGTTAGAGACCTGGACTGGAAGTGGGTGGTCTTCTGGGCCTACGTGTTTGGGAGCTGCATCAGCCACTCCATGACTCTGGCCATTCACGAGATCTCTCACAACAGTGCATTTGGCAACGGCAGAGCCATGTGGAATCGATGGTATGGAATATTTGCCAACCTTCCCCTCGGTCTGCCCTATTCGATATCCTTCAAGAGATACCACATGGATCATCATCGATATCTGGGAGGCGATGGGATTGATGTGGACATTCCTACCAACTTTGAAGGCTGGTTTTTCTGCACTCGCTTTAGGAAGTTCATCTGGATTGTTCTTCAGCCATTTTTCTATGCCATTAGACCCCTCTGCATTAACCCCAAGCCAATTACTCGACTTGAAATCATCAACTTGTTGGCTCAACTTTCCTTTGATATTGTGATCTATTATCTGTGGGGAGCCAAATCTCTTTTTTACATGCTTGCTGGCTCAGTACTTGGGCTTGGGTTGCACCCGATTTCAGGACACTTCATAGCTGAACATTACATGTTTTTAAAGGGACACGAGACTTACTCCTATTATGGGCCACTTAATCTGCTCACTTTTAATGTTGGCTATCACAACGAGCACCACGACTTCCCCAATATTCCTGGCAAGAGCCTTCCACTG GTGAAGAAAATAGCAGCTGAATACTATGACAACCTGCCACAGTATAACTCTTGGATAAAAGTGCTTTATGACTTCGTGATGGATGATACAATCAGCCCTTACTCTCGCATGAAAAGGCAATTGAAGGGTGAAGTGCATCAAGAATAA